In Thermodesulfovibrionales bacterium, a single genomic region encodes these proteins:
- the grpE gene encoding nucleotide exchange factor GrpE: MENGEVLEKKEGEIIESPAKEAREEKSEPEAELAELKDRYLRLYAEFENFKKRVQKDKEELIRYGNESLLHDILPVIDNLEMALKHSSDDVSDGLVKGVEITLRELQRVVEKYGLSPVPALGKPFDPSVHHAMTQVERADVDDKTVVEEFRKGYMLGAKVLRPSLVAVSKKNECESESKTNVDKSNKESKEA, translated from the coding sequence GTGGAGAACGGCGAAGTCCTAGAAAAAAAAGAGGGAGAGATTATCGAGAGCCCGGCAAAAGAGGCGAGAGAAGAAAAGAGTGAGCCCGAGGCGGAGCTCGCAGAACTGAAGGACAGATATCTCAGACTCTATGCGGAGTTTGAAAACTTTAAGAAGCGGGTCCAGAAAGACAAAGAAGAGCTTATACGATACGGCAACGAATCACTTCTCCATGACATACTCCCGGTAATCGACAACCTCGAGATGGCCTTGAAGCACTCGAGTGATGACGTATCCGATGGCCTCGTAAAGGGCGTCGAGATAACACTCAGGGAGCTCCAGCGGGTAGTCGAAAAGTACGGGCTCAGCCCTGTCCCTGCCCTCGGCAAGCCCTTCGACCCTTCAGTGCACCACGCAATGACGCAGGTGGAGAGGGCAGACGTGGACGATAAAACCGTCGTGGAGGAGTTCAGGAAGGGTTACATGCTCGGAGCAAAGGTACTGAGACCCTCCCTCGTGGCCGTCTCAAAGAAAAACGAGTGCGAATCAGAATCGAAAACCAACGTCGACAAAAGCAATAAAGAATCAAAGGAGGCATAG